A region of the Lycium barbarum isolate Lr01 chromosome 1, ASM1917538v2, whole genome shotgun sequence genome:
AATAAGTCAGTCCCAGACATTTTTCTCTTGATACATTGTCTGACATAGCTTCATGCGCAGTTCTGAAGACTGGAATCAATGTTGTACTAGCTTCTAATATCCCCAAGAACAGCCCCATGCTTGAGGTTTGATCTCGTTCTGTTCCCACTCTGTTTTATCCTTCCCTTTCTTGTTTCTACGCTCTGCGTGTTTGTGTTCCCTTGTCTAAAATCCTATTTGGATGTCATTCCATTTTGTATAGCTGATGAATACAGCGAATTGTAGATATCTATGGTCCATGAATTGCAAAATCTCATCTTGTGTATATTTCTCTAGCTGTTGTGATTGTAATTCTCCCTTTCGTGCTTGTTTAGGCTGCTGCTGAGAAAAAGTTGGTGCAGAAGCTTATCAGTCTAGGCTACGGAAAGGCTGGACCTCGAGGACCATCTTCATAGTGGATCAAGTTATGCATTGAGCTCAATGTAGCAGTTAAACATTGTGAGATAGTATTACTATAAAGACATGCAGAATACAGGAATACAGAAGAATGAAAAGCCAACCATACCATGTACACTGCTTCAAAAACACTCTTAAAATCATTTACCATCAGCAACGAAGAGGAGGGATCGTGTGGGAGCTTGATTGTCGCTTTTGAAAGTTTTATTGTGCTTGTGTTCCTATTATTGAACAGTAGAATATGGGAAGCGATGGAGTTAAGTAATTTTCATGTCTGTGATGTCCTGATTGGTATATTTATGCTCGTTACTtgactcttaaaaaaaaaaaaaaaaaattgtcggaCTTATTTTCTTGGGACAATCGGGGACTCTTCTAGTGAAATTGGATCTTAGAGCCTTAAGAGACCTTCAATCATCGAGGATATTCGAATTGACAAATAAGATTTGATGTTTCTCTCACAATGATGAGTTTCAAATTGTACCATCGTAGCCAATTAGAGGATTAGATCTGTCCTTTACAAATAATATGAGGATTGATTGCTTCGACAATTAATGGCCTAATTGCTTTATGAATTATTAAACTTAAGTGGCTGAACAATTGAATGTTTTCCACTATTTGCGAACTGCATCTCATATaggatttttcttattttttccaATGGAGCACTGTGAATATCACAAGTCATTCTTGCACAGATAAGACACTGACAAGCATAACTACAACTGACGTAGATCCAGATTAACACAGAAGCATCACCGTTTCACTAGAGAACACGGTCGTCGTGTCTAAGTTTTGCCAGATCAAATGTAAAGCATAGCTGACCTTGTGAATATATCATGTTGGAATTTATAAGTAAAAAAGTGGATAGGAACCATTACCAGATAATTTTCAGTACCATGGAAAAGTTACCAGATTCAGCCATCTAAAATTATATTCCACAAACCTAAATTACAATCCATAGCCGAAGCACAAAAAGCCACAAGTCTCAACAGGTATAAGCACTTGGCTAATGTTCAAGGAGGTCAAATCAAGAAAACCGAAATGTCACCATCATCTGGTAAAGCCTCTCAGAACTCTGATCTCATAATATAAACGTTTCCATCACAAGAAAAACCAAAAACATCGTGCTCATGCTGCGGAAGCTAAATGAACATGATAAACCGCACATTAATATCCGGCAAAGATAATGCATTAATGCTAAACTACTACAGTTCCTTGACCATATTCAACAAAGCATCTCAGAAAGGTTTTTCAAAACAAGACCAGGTCTATTCATTTGAACCAGCAGGACCAACAAGGACTCCTTGTGCAGAGCCTTCCTTTCGACCGCCTTCCTCCTTTACTTCAGCGTCAGGCTTTCTGATTCTAATTTTATACTTGGCCTCGAAGTCAGAaatctcctttttctttttctccaagGCTTCATTCAGTCGAGCTATCACTTCCTCAATTCCCTCCTTATTGCGCAGAACAGCAGGCAGAACTTCCTTGATAGTTCTCTCAACAAGAACACCTCCAATCATCCTATAACACCGCCTTGCAGGATCAAGTGGTTGTATAGCATTGATCACGAGTGAGTGCTCACTAACTTCCATTTCTAGTTCcgtaattttagagtaaatcTGGGTGATCTCAGACCTCATGCCACTGTAGATGTTGGCAACTGCTTGCTCATTGATTGGTTCTTCAGCATGAGCAGCCATAGCACTGAGACACAAAACAGACTGTGTCAAAAATCATATCTATGCTCAGCTACTCCAATCACTTGCATAGTGTTCAAAGCCATAGATTGTGGTGATGAAAAGATAAATATCAGTGTTGTATCACGACAAAGGTAATTTCTATCAAGTAACTAGTGCAAAAGAGAAACCACAAAGGCAGTAGAATTCATGCtgacattatttttttaaaatgaattTATGTTATAGTTAAAGGTTCCAAGCAAAACAGTTGCACTATTGAAAAACAAATGAAAATGTTCGCTTGGAAGGGAAACTGAAGTTAGGAACATGATTCTCCTGTAATGTCATCTCCAAAAGTTTCCAAAAACAGTCCTATACCATTAACAAGGCTCGTATTCAATATTCGGTAAAAACTCAACAAGACTAATTTACTAGACTTTCAACAATATGTAGAATGAATAAAGTACTACCTCTCGCAGCCAATATGAAGTGCATAAATGAATCCACCTACCAAAACAAATTTCCTCAGGATCAAAAAAGTCTTTGTATTGGTTTGTACAAACCAAGAATTAGTTGGTGGTACACTATTCCAGCTTATATCTGGTTGGTGATTTGGACAGAAAGGAACTCAAAGATGTTTTGAGGGGAAGCAGAAATCAATGTAGAAGATTAAGTTAGATTGTATGCAAACAAGGCAGTAACTTTACTGGGATTCTTAGGGCTATGTTTTGGATCTTTTCTTTTACTTAAACAGAATCCTAGCACTACCTTTGTGCCTTTTATGAATTACGATTATTACCATTTCCAAACAAAGGGGCAAAAACTGCTTTCTATACTGAACTACTTGAAAAAAgctactccctctatcccaatttatgtgatacactttctttCCTAGTCTgtccaaaaagaatgatatattcctaaactccgtgcctagtcaaactatatcacataaattgggacggagggagtaccttTTTTCATAAGTTCAGTAAGAGTCGAAGCAACTTTAAGATTCTATATTCAGCAATTGGTCTTTAGGTATGCATAACAAGTAGGATCTTGATACAAAATTTGCAAAAGAAGAACGTAAACATTTACACATTAGTTGCCCGAGTGGTTAAAGGTCCTATATCTAACTTGAAAACAGCTTTAGATGAGTATGACTATTTGGTTATTGCAAGTTAAAGCAGACAGCTAACCAATCAGAACCAACGATCTTTTGCTAGGGAGCCAATATACGTCGTTATGCTTTTAATTGGAACATCATAATCGTAcatccagaaaaaaaaaaaaaaaaaaaaaggtgaagtaCAATATGTTCAGATTTGTCTAACAAGCTCTACCTCTTTTTTCTATTCTTACTCCCTCATTATCTCTCTCTTAAGTAGCATCTCAATTTAATATTAAGGTGCTTTAACATTAGCAAACAGAAAATATTTTTCCCTAAGTTAATCCAGTATGATAAAGGCTAAAGAATAAATATATTAATTGGTGCAAGCAACTTCATTTAACCCTATATACTTTTACAACTATATATCTGCAATATGCACCTTTTAACAAATTACAATGAATATTTCTCATTACCATCAAATCCTAAATAGTTTTTGCCCTTAAATCATGACAATTGAAAGGCATACAATATAATAAAAACCCCGACAAGACCTACCGAGTTTGAACTTTACTAACCACAAAACTCAGATACTATGGGAAAACAAAAGACCAACGAATCATAAGATGATTTGACAAAAAAAACACAAAATCACAGCTTAATTTCAAAGAAGTAAAAAACAAGTTAATAATGACTTACCCGAAAATTGTTAAACAATCTAGTTTCTTGATTTAGCAAACTGGAAAAAAACGAGAGCAAAgtgaaaatagagaaaaataatAGGGCGTACTTCTATTTGTTCAAGAAAATGGAGGGCTGTTTGGTGTTCACACGCTCTTGGGCGCGTGGAAGAGAAATCTATTCTGGGTTTTGGAAGAATCTCGTTGTTTTGGAGTGGGCCGCTGAGATACATAGGGCGGACAGCCCATTTCTTGCAGGGAGATCAATTTGTTTGaagttggtctttaatttttgggagaatcacgtgtatatatatatatatatatatatatatatatatataagaataggGTGTATTTACGAAATATGACAATACTTTTTAGTTTAcagaatataataataataatagatttcttacaaaaaaTGTTTGCTTAAGGCTTGAAAAATTCTCTCAAAACTTTGTGTATGAAATTTGTATATGTCGCTTAGggcttagaatttcgctcacaATTGTcgtgtatgaaaattgtataaaATCATAGGAAATGTGTATAactcaaggcttagaatttcagttataattttttatataaaatcggtatgaaatatgtatgtaattTTGTATGCGTGTTGTATAAAGCTCATGTTAGGTTTtaggaaatttaatacaactacaacaatattatatataactttcatacaatattcaagcaaatttaatacaactaggacaacatataaaaattaaaaaataaatttcataCAAACTCAATATATAATTATCATACAACTTTAATACAATTTTGAATCTCACTTCGAAATTTGAAGAGAAATCAAATTTCATCAGAACCACAATCAGTCTACTAATTTTCCtaatttttcttccttttgaaTCCACATGGTGAGATAATCGAATTCGAGATAACATAAAGTTTCATATTCGTGAAATTTCTCGATCTAATAGTTGAATTTTCGAGTAGCTTGATGCTTTTTGCAATGTTTGGAGTTGTTTTTGGTCTTTTTGAGGATCTGCATTGCCTATATGATCTGGTATATTGTTGCTAACTTTAAAGAATAGCTTCATTCTCTCAGTATTTTTTCTAGATCTGCGCTTTTTCAAATCATGTTTGTTTAGATCTGTCACCGGAGCGTGGCTGAACTCACCAAAAAAGACGTCGGAGCAGGGAAAGAGAATGGTGGGGCAGTGGAGTTCTTGGAGAAAACAAAGAATGGGGAGAAGGGGAAGGAAGGGTGAGGTGGCTCTGTTTTGGATGAAACAGAGAATGGGGAAAGAGAGAAGGAAAGAGTGgcttttaatttttccaaatcTGATATGTTTTGTAATTAAGTTGATATggtttgtaaataaggaaaagtatacttatgttttgtaatatataGTATTAAGTATTTATTAGGTCATTTTTTTATGTTGCTGctcatttaataaaaatattcaaACATGCTTCACTCGGCATAAGCTTTGTAACATTTTTATTTTTGGAAATTGAACTTTTTCCTTGCTCGCCACAAATTTTGTAGGAATTAAGTTACACTGTgacataagttgtgtagtatttTTCAGATTATATTGAGGGTTGAAAGTTTGGCCGTGTCTGACATAACTTGCGGAATGTTATGATATATATTTCGAGCGAAATGTAAACTTTTCCAATCGAAATTTAAAATTATGCTACGCCAAAAATgttgaaagacaaaaattaaaggggccaaaattaaagaccactccgaAATAGGGGGATTTGTACGAATGACCGAAATCGTTTTAGTTTTTGTCAAAATGTGCCATGGAGTTATTTTTCATTTTTGGAAATTTTAGTTTTTATTTCGAAAGCAGAGTTTGAtttgtaaaacaaaaaaaattatttgtttttGATATAGCTTCTCCTAGAATTTTGAAATGCAAAACAGGTTTTGTACATTTAAAAATCATTTTGGACTCAACAACCCCACTATTCTGAAAttccctgaaaacttaacaattaATTCTGTTTTGTTAactcaaaatgatttttttcgcAACAATTATTGAGAGAGAGAGACTCATTTTAACTTTGATTTTTATTACCATCATCCAAAGGGGAAAGAAATAAACAAAGAAAGTAATTACCAGCAGTAACACAAACTTGAAAGTAATTCCCAAGTTCAATCCGAACTATAAGATTTTCAACGTCATAAATTTATTTGTAATCACAATAGCCAAAATCTCTCCTAAAGAATGAGTCTACcaagtatttatttttattacatCTCTATTTCAATCAACAAAGGAAATAGCTACCAACAAGATTGTGTGGCGGAGCGGCAAGAACTTCTTCATCTTTAATCAGAGATTTCGTTTTAGAATTTTAATACGAGTAACGGACACCTACCGGGAAAACATATAGAATGTAGAATCCTACCTAGAAAAGGAGACAAGTCAATTCTTGAGAATAATAGTAAACCATCTTATGCAAAGAAGAAATAAGAAGTCGTATTCTTTGAAGGAATCAATATTTTGCTCAGCTTGTTACAAACAATCCATAAACTTCGAAATATGGTAACCTTTGCATGAATCATAGTAATGACTCCAAACATCTTCTAACAAATACTTGAAAATCGTACAACTCCTTAATGCTCATACCAAAAGGTCttcatttttaattgtttttttttttaaatatttaaaagtTCTCATTCCAGTAAAACTTTTTTGGTATAATAAGAAACAATGCTATTGTAATTAGTAAAGAAGAGAGAAGccccacaacaacacaatttagCACTAATGTAAATTCCATTTATTGCCTAAtctcccccccacccccccccccccccccccccccccgactcAAAATCTCAAGGCAATACATGTAATGCGATGAAACAGATTTTTATCTGGCCCTTCACACAAGAAAATGTGCATACTTCATTATTTTACATTAGAGTTCTGTTAACAACATACAGCAATAAATACACATCAAAAAGAAGAAATGAAAAGACACACAGGTACCGTCAGAGCTAAATACAGATTGACATACAGGATACATAATCACACAAATCTATTAAATGGTTTCCTCCCAGCTACACTGGGCGTCGAAACAGCAGAACCCACACTCATATAATCCCCCATAGAGTCATGATCCTTTACAGAAGCAGCATCACCGCCAGACCCTTTGTTCCACTTGACGGACCCAGTAGTACTTGGAGTCAAAGGAAACGATAATCTCCTCCTTGAGCTGTTTGATGGGGTACCTGTGTTACTCTCTTCACGAATGGTTTTTCCTCTGAATTTAGCTTGGGCTGAGATGGTCGGCGACATGTAACTTCGACCTGAAAAAGGAGGACAGCTTGTGAGGCTGTCGTCGTCCTTCATGGAATGATTGAAAGGGGAACTAGCACGGCGTCTTGAGTACTTTGATACACTCGAGCTGCTCATTGGTGATGATGTTCTTCTGGGAGTATGCATTAGTTTGCCCCTTAATGGAACTGCAGACTTAGTTGACCTTGGTGTAACTGATTCATGACTGTCATAATCCAAATGGAAGTGTCTGAAGTTATGACTTGGACGCCATGGACTTGGCTTGTGTTCTGATGTTGCCCGTGATGGTGTTAGATGGACGTCTTTCGCAGCAGATTGGCTCTCGGAATCATTTCCTGGAAGTAGCTGGCGGTCCAACCAGTTCCAACACCATGGAATTTCTCTGGCTCGGATGTCCACAGCTGATTTGGAGTTGCTTCTCCGTGACTGAAAAAAGAGGCATGCAACATGGTAAGCCGTTCATAGGGTTAACAGAAGTATTGAGTTTGCCAACACGTCTTACCCAAGAATAACAAACAATGATCAGTACTTTGGACCAATGTGATATAATGTGTTTTACCTCGATCCTATTGCCAGAATCACTAATGGGAAGTTGAAATAACAAATGACATTGGTGGTAATTTGCACAAGTGCATTTTGTTTGATACGTCTTTGAAGTGCAAAGTCACAGACTTAAGTATTAGTCAAAACCAACAAGACAAACAAACAGAGAGATTATTATCATGTACTTTGCACCAGGATTCATATTATATAAAAGACTTGGTAAGAAAGAAAACTGTTAAGAGAATAAACAACTTGACGACAAACAGCGGGGAATTGTTATGCTGCACTTAGTACCAGGATTTGTATAACATAAAAGAAATGATAAGCAAGAGAATCGCTAAGAGAAAATATCTAAGTAACTTGGCATGTCCACAGGTTGCACGAAATAGAATGATGAATTTCTGGAATTATCAAAACACACAGTGGTTATCCCTTTGTCACCACAGATTCTTTTTGATGAAGGTCATAAGTCTAATGTACCTGGTGAGAATGTGCATAGGTCATTGCTCTCTCCCTCTTGATGGCTGCCTCCACTTTTTCCCGCCGCCTTGCGTCTACCTCATCTTTAGTTAGCGTGCTATTATCCCAATCATCATGGTTACCTGCCTCAGTCTAAACCAAAATTTCCTTTTTAACATCAGACGTAATTCAAAATATGTTTGAAAGGAAAAAGAACTTTAATTCGATAACTCTCATATCCTTACACCACAATATGTGTACAAAATGAAATTCTAGAACCTAAATTGGCATCGTTGAAGAAGCTGCATACCATCTTTGACCAGTGGAAGAATTCATCAATTCTTTCACAAGATAATTAAGGAGCAAAAGCACCAATAATGAGGAAAATCACACAATTTTGAATCAAATTAAATAAACTAAAGAATAGGCAAACAATGCCTCCAACTTACTAGCTGCGTCCATTTGCTTAGGGTGCTCTCAACGTCTTTATCCTTCATGTAAGCTTGACTATGGAGTGTCTGGAACATCTGAGTCCTCCTTGACTGAATTTGCATTTGAACCCTACTTAGAAGCTGCATTTTTTTCATGGCATTTACCGTCTGCCGCTTTGCACTTCTGCTTTTGACCACTCCTTGAAGTCTTGCTAAACCACTCAAAGATCTGATACATTTCTTTGCCTGTAAAGCAGAGCTCATTCACATAGGACATGTAAAATTTGTTAGCAATTGATACACTCTCTCTGGGAACCAAACACTTCATGTCCCATCAATGACCTGCTCTGGAAAGGGGAGAAAATGGGAAAGGACTCTAATGGTTCTTTTAAAGAATCTTTGTATGATGCAGTGAACTTCTATCTTTTACCCCTACTAGAACAAAGACAAGGCCAGTAACAATGATTACACAAAATTCTATATTGTTTTCTTTGACATAAGAAGTTTTTTCTAACAAGTTGATTTTTCTTTTTGATcaagttttaaaaaatttaaaaaaaaaaaaaaaaaactttttctaaCAAGCTGATAAGAACTAAATTACtcaaattttcaagaaacatCTCACAGATGAATGCAGAGTCTGCATTTTCCATGGTTCAGGAGTATAATTCAGACGTTGATAATAACTACTCTAGCAGTTAAGTCATTTGGACCGGAAATGGGTGATAACTCACTAGTTTCTTGAAAACAGCGTAAAAAGATTAGGGGTCTCAATTACTTTTACAAGAATATTGATCTTTGTTTTTTTTTGAAAACCTGTTTGAGATAATCTGCAAGTTAATTTATTTTTCTCAaagtttcaaaaagaaaaaaggagttCTCAGACAAGTAAAATGGCCTTCTTTATTAATCAGTTAAATTTGTCTATTTCATAGTCAATCTGCTAAAAGATATAGTGGAAGGTATGAGGATCTCGGGAACCTCAAAGGAATTGTGAAGCTTAAATGGTCAAGTCCAACTatcacaaagaaaaaaaaaatcaatgataAAAGATCAAAAGATTTCTGCAGATCAAGTGGAAATGCAATAATAAGATCCCAATCGTGGTAGAAATAACTTCTTAGGTAGAAATGCACCCTGAGACCACTGAATGAACTCATACACACTTTAATCAAAGGGCTAGAAATTTGTTTACCTATTAACAGTTCTCTAACACACAGTAGGGAATTTCTCCACACAAAAAGCAACCAAATCTTAGACTAAGACTGCCACAAGTCTTTAACAAAGCGCAAAGCTTATCAGATAATTGATTTACTCGTTCAGCTTGATGCTCACCTTTGTTAATAACAAATAGTTGCAGCAGACATGGAAATGATTACTTGGCAGGCTAATTAAAATTGTTTCAACAATGACAGTTGTTATCCGATAAATCATGAGTTTGCAATAACATGACCTATAACTTATCACTCAAGATCTAACCAGCTCACAAATATAAgcactccctctatttcaatttgtttgccttactttcctttttagtctgtttaaaaaaaTGCCACTTTCTAAATTTACACCCAACATCTTACATggcatatttaagaccacaagattcaaagagtgttttggtacattacacacatctttagtttaagaccacaagatcaaaagtcttatttattttcttacacTGCGTGCCGAGccaaactaagacaaacaaatttaAATGGAGTAGTATTTTAAAGGCTATTTTCAGCCAAACATTGCAAAAAGGAGTTATCTTGAACCTTACCATGTGACGTCTGTAGGCTGCCTGTATCTTGGTTGCTGAAAGATGGAGCGTCAAAGTTGGTTCCGGTCTGTCAGCATAGCTAATCTCGTTGCGGTTCAAACTCAGCTCAGGAATCTTTGGAGAAGGGGCACTAGGAGAGGTAGCCTTTGGAGAAGCTTCCCTAAGAGAGGTAGCCTTTGGAGCAGCTTCCCTAGGAGAGGTAGCCTTTGGAGCAGCTTCCCTAGGAGAGGTAGCCTTTGGAGCAGCTTCCCTCGGAGAGGTAGTC
Encoded here:
- the LOC132643311 gene encoding prefoldin subunit 2, whose translation is MAAHAEEPINEQAVANIYSGMRSEITQIYSKITELEMEVSEHSLVINAIQPLDPARRCYRMIGGVLVERTIKEVLPAVLRNKEGIEEVIARLNEALEKKKKEISDFEAKYKIRIRKPDAEVKEEGGRKEGSAQGVLVGPAGSNE
- the LOC132643347 gene encoding protein IQ-DOMAIN 14-like, producing MGKKGSWFYALKRVFTCNSKKKSAYGSAKKKAKEKKRGRRLLSHGEFKSFLFREPSSIEKILGEVDDHKLLASRPSEQSGIPSEFPVRPTSPGINSPRAASPRTSYRATSPGPTSPRIASPRIASPRAASPRVISPKAASPKTTSPREAAPKATSPREAAPKATSPREAAPKATSLREASPKATSPSAPSPKIPELSLNRNEISYADRPEPTLTLHLSATKIQAAYRRHMAKKCIRSLSGLARLQGVVKSRSAKRQTVNAMKKMQLLSRVQMQIQSRRTQMFQTLHSQAYMKDKDVESTLSKWTQLTEAGNHDDWDNSTLTKDEVDARRREKVEAAIKRERAMTYAHSHQSRRSNSKSAVDIRAREIPWCWNWLDRQLLPGNDSESQSAAKDVHLTPSRATSEHKPSPWRPSHNFRHFHLDYDSHESVTPRSTKSAVPLRGKLMHTPRRTSSPMSSSSVSKYSRRRASSPFNHSMKDDDSLTSCPPFSGRSYMSPTISAQAKFRGKTIREESNTGTPSNSSRRRLSFPLTPSTTGSVKWNKGSGGDAASVKDHDSMGDYMSVGSAVSTPSVAGRKPFNRFV